The Enterococcus sp. 7F3_DIV0205 genome has a window encoding:
- a CDS encoding DUF3958 family protein: MNDIDYDQKNYQFRMRIEQLQQDQLGIKKEQRQVEEQQDAFFYLQQKEQQAYEFVLNSCETEERAIYQDRGDESLHLAKKVQLELEEQQVELQKEYRSLLDQEESINAEQTSFWKQKEGESSGT; the protein is encoded by the coding sequence ATGAACGATATAGATTATGATCAAAAAAATTATCAGTTTCGTATGCGAATTGAACAGTTGCAACAGGATCAACTAGGTATAAAGAAAGAACAACGCCAAGTAGAAGAGCAACAAGACGCTTTTTTCTACCTCCAACAAAAAGAGCAACAAGCGTATGAATTTGTTTTGAATAGTTGTGAAACAGAGGAACGCGCTATTTACCAAGACCGGGGAGACGAAAGTCTTCATCTAGCTAAAAAAGTGCAACTAGAACTTGAAGAGCAACAAGTTGAATTACAAAAAGAATATCGCTCGTTGTTAGATCAAGAAGAATCAATAAATGCAGAACAAACTTCTTTTTGGAAGCAAAAGGAGGGAGAGTCAAGTGGGACTTAG
- a CDS encoding TIGR04197 family type VII secretion effector, with product MTINSYMSIAGGISASFSQSASTLNSISASTVSSGTNVLGNAKAKQAMNKYEQGLKLLSSSVVSAGNNIHSVAKEFEKVDQNIAQLTNLNNLGGFR from the coding sequence ATGACAATTAACAGTTATATGAGCATTGCAGGAGGCATTTCGGCTTCTTTTAGTCAATCTGCTAGTACATTGAATAGTATCAGTGCTTCAACCGTCTCATCAGGTACCAATGTCTTGGGCAACGCAAAAGCCAAACAAGCAATGAATAAATATGAACAGGGACTAAAGTTGTTATCTTCCAGCGTCGTTTCTGCGGGAAATAACATTCATTCCGTTGCGAAAGAATTTGAAAAGGTCGATCAGAATATTGCTCAATTGACAAACTTAAACAATTTGGGAGGTTTTCGATGA